In one Opitutaceae bacterium genomic region, the following are encoded:
- a CDS encoding AAA family ATPase codes for MIYLTEIGIAGGGSDSFPYSVPSIGHPRVIRLHSPVTCLVGANASGKSTLLEAIAIKSRRIVVGGKSLDQDDSLDAIRPYARNLKLTWSRRTGKGFFFRSEDFFNFMRRNKELSAELGDLAERFKDEPLARGSLLGQKNALDSRYGDLNSQSHGEGFLRVFKSRISSGGLYLLDEPEAALSPQSQFSLLYLIREMVNDREGAQFIIATHSPILMSLPGAQILSFDGGGISEEEFDNLDHVQLYRRFLGNPGRFLDMLFSE; via the coding sequence TTGATCTATCTGACCGAAATCGGAATCGCGGGTGGCGGGTCGGATTCGTTTCCGTATTCGGTTCCTTCCATTGGCCACCCAAGGGTCATTCGGCTTCACTCGCCGGTCACCTGCTTGGTCGGTGCCAATGCGTCCGGCAAGTCGACCCTGCTCGAGGCGATTGCCATCAAGAGTCGGCGGATCGTCGTTGGCGGAAAGAGCCTGGATCAGGACGACAGTCTCGACGCCATTCGCCCGTATGCCAGGAACCTCAAGTTGACCTGGAGTCGCCGGACGGGCAAAGGCTTCTTCTTTCGTTCGGAGGATTTCTTCAATTTCATGCGGCGGAACAAGGAACTGTCAGCCGAGCTGGGCGATTTAGCGGAGAGATTCAAGGATGAGCCTCTGGCGAGAGGGTCGCTTCTGGGACAGAAAAACGCCCTGGATTCGCGCTACGGAGATCTGAATTCGCAGTCTCACGGGGAGGGGTTTCTTCGCGTCTTCAAATCGAGGATATCGTCCGGCGGTCTCTACCTGCTCGACGAACCCGAAGCGGCTCTGTCGCCGCAGTCGCAGTTTTCCCTGCTCTACTTGATCCGCGAGATGGTCAACGACAGGGAGGGGGCGCAATTCATCATCGCCACCCATTCTCCCATCCTCATGAGCCTTCCCGGAGCGCAGATTCTATCCTTCGACGGAGGAGGGATATCCGAGGAGGAATTCGATAACCTGGACCACGTCCAGCTCTACCGGCGCTTTCTGGGCAACCCGGGCAGGTTTCTTGATATGCTGTTCTCGGAATGA